The Hermetia illucens chromosome 2, iHerIll2.2.curated.20191125, whole genome shotgun sequence genomic interval atctttattgttctcatttttgATGTTgacattgtcaccatatatttcatctttctattattaatgtgcaacccaGCTGGTACATCTTGTAGTTCCCGAGTTCCGTGTTTTCTGTCTataaagtcacttctccgctcgacagagtgcGCATGTGCTCGGGTTCTttgtaattgctgcattgcccgAAATACTGCActttttcgttccgttgctagtttgcAATCATCGTCTACAGGACATCTGATAGTTGCGGTTATTATGACATCCACTTCCGCTTTAGGCGTCACAGGGAACTTCGTTGTGAATGGATtcagtgttgttattcgaaccagTCGCATAATGTCAACGGGATATTAttatgacatttatcaaggctcaaggagaggtggtggcgttcaactaacacgtggtcaatttgattgcacGTGGTACTGTCTGAAcaacccacgtttgtttgtggatctcTTTCTGCGCAAATTAGATACTTCCAACCATCATTTCATGTGTCGCGCTAGCTGAATAATTCGTAGTTTATTATCCATTTTATGCAAGCTCCGGGAGCCGACATATCATTGCCTCGtgaaaggtatccttctccgattctgcaatcTGCGTTGCAGGGGCGTGGCTGTTAATGAGGCTTAggtttccaaatttgcctcgtaagcgtagagtgcatttccagagccgataacagcaggtttattttttttggatGACTAGGAATTCTAATCCATATGGTAAAGAGACTCTTCTCCAAAAGGTCGGTCCCCATTCAACACATCTCTTGCAAGTCTGTGACATCAAGGTTATTAGTATTTTGCGGAGATATTATCTTTCAAATATCAGCTTTCGAATAATCAAAGTAAAAACACAAATATGACGAATGTTTTCCATTTTCAGATGAGATGCGCCGGGAAAGGGAGTTTTACAAGGCGCGAAATATGCCCTGTCCAAAAGATTTGCCACAAAATCACGACGTGGATGACAATGATAAAGCGAATGAAGCGCATGCTGAATCAGATTATCATCGTCAGGACGAGCAAGTTAACGTTTGCCTTGAATGCATTACCAACAACTTTGAGCATCTCAAGCGACGCTTCATACGGTGCAGTTCACAAGCAACGATTACACATTTGAAAAAATTCGTTGCGAAAAAAGTGCTTAATGGAACGGAAAAGTATCGAGAAGTAAGTGTTTTTTCTATCAGTTTGTCTGAACAATGTAACATAATGGATTCGTATTATTTATTCCTCAGATTGATATTTTGTGCAATGATGAACTCCTCGGCAAGGATCATACGCTCAAATTTGTCTACGTGACACGGTGGCGATTTCGGGATCCGCCACTACGACTTCAGTATAGACCCAAAGTAGACATATAAGTAATGTTATTTCTTTAGCCCTGTGAGGGAAATCTATGAGATCCCGGGAAAATTCAATGGTTTACAACAATTTAAGGGAGAAATGTAAAAAAGAGAGAAAACAGCTTTTTATACATTTATATTTGCAAATAAGATATTTTCATATGTACATGCTGTTGCAGATATGAAAAAGGGAAggaaaaatacaaaacaaagCCGTGAGTGAATGTGTTGGAACGAGTGAGATGAAAGAGAGAAATGTATGAGTGAACTGATTGTTTTCTAGAAGAATTTATATATAATGTAATtattattgtcgaaatgtatgtGTACAAAAGAACTCGATCATGTTATTCgtaataatttcatttaaatgTAATTTATTCATTCAATGGAAGCATTATGGCCGGTACAAGGTGACGTTCTGCATACATGTTTAAAAGAGAGAATCAACGACTGAATGCATAGGTTTCTGCCCCGCTTCGATTCACTTGAATGCTTTCTTATTAAGAGcgtttttatacattttttcagTGTAAATCAGGTCTAAGGTGTATTGACGAGACCCAAAGCTTTAAGAGCTCTTTCGGATCTTTTCAAAGTGAAATATAAAACAGTCCACGCAATATGTGCGCTGAAGCTGATTACTAAGAAAGCAAAAAGAAGGAGGGTGTTCATTCAagcaatttgaatttttcatgaaCTTTCGGGGGTATTGATTGCATGTTTTAACATAATGAGGTACAGCAATCACAATGAGACTGAcaagaaatctcaaaaaattaacTACTTATTTATTCGCTTTGGTTGTAATCCTCAAATCACTTGAATGTGAACAACTACTTTACCTACAAGATGTTAAAGATTGAGACAATTTCTTCACACATAGAATATGGGCATTCGTTATTTGAATATTACACCACCTACTTCctactttatttatttgtaaAGTATTTACATAAACATTTGtgattttttaattcaaaagttGTCCATTTGAAACACATATCGACCAGTATTTATTGCAAACGAGGGAATTGCTCACTAGTTTTTGCGACTCTGCTAGGATTAGTGAAACTCTTGACATATTTGACTCAGCTGCACTTTGTTTCGATCAGTCCGTTTGCTCTTGAACCCTTAACTAGGCAACAGGTAACTGCTGTACTTTGTTGATATCCATGATAGCTTCCATTGATTGAAGTATGTTGTGAAAAATCAACTAATCGTCATTTTAAAATGTCtataacaaatttttattattatgtaaattaaattttaattatgtAGTTCGCGCGAGATaggaaaaaaatcggaaaacttcaaaagagactaattacaataaaagagccaatttatttattattttcactaAGTTCGGATACATTCTATTGTaaataagagaaaaatatatgtatagagAGGAAATAAACTATATATTAGTTTTAAAATTGTGTTTTatccatataataataatattgttaaGGGAAGCTACACCGCGCCTTAGAACAATGGCGCCTTTTACTGGGTGTGGTATACCGATTAATTATACTACtaatatgttccctacttccaagaatttcaacttggcatctggtattttAATATTCTTGCAGGTGCTCCAACCTACTACAAGTGgaggacactgtcccagaacatgtatcGACGTTTCATCACTGTCCTCACAGAATATGCAAACAGTTTCCCTAGGTATCTCTAGCTTCCTCAGGCTATAGTTTAGTCGGCAATGATCAGTCAATATTTCCACTATATCCAAAGACttttcttataataataataataatcgttggcacaacaatccatattggatcagggccttgaagtgtgttagagcacttcattcaagaccgtaacggtacactaggaggcaatgtggtcagcattgcgctcgcccgagattattaccctgatttgactcaggtactcattcatagctgagtcgactggtatccgacgtcaaatcacgatacaaatcccactgtcgccagcgagatttgaaccgcgaccttccgtacgacagccttgtgctctaaccactcagctacccggacacttttcttggtgaggtttaaacattcCTTCGAGCGCTTGGATTCGTACCCCGGATTGAGCACCTTGAACTGCtccagccgttcctcttcgtttTTTTAATGTGGTAGCCATGAATTCATTTCCGATTTCAAAGATGCACTCTGGTCCATGTGGCGGCGTCCCTGCTTCTTTCCTAACCAGTTTGTCAGTCGCCTCATTGCCTGCAATTAGACTTGGGCCCCAGCGTATCCACACCTTATTATGGGAACCGAGCATGGTCAGTCTACCAaggcattcctataccagtttaAAATTCATCCGGTTGGAATTACTCGGGTAGAATAGAAACGTTCTATTCCCTCAGTTCCTTTTGAGTTTAAAGAAGTTacatctatctatggcgtatatttccgttgGAATATACAAGTATGCTTGCCCATTGATTCGAAGtatgtaccaggtaatcagtaaCTCATTAAAGCCGTAGGTCACTGTTACGTTCTTCTAATTTGTCCTGTTACTCCAGCGTGtctcaaatttcttatcgaactgAAATGTCGTTATCATGTTATACCTTGGCATCAATAATTCGGAATATGCCTAGAAACAATGTCAATTTTCCCTCGATTGAGGCGGTTCCCCACTCCGCTGATACTCCCGGAAATTCTGAACATCGTTCTTCTTGACTGCATCCGTATGTGAAGATGGAAAGGAGTTAATCCCAAAAGGACTTCCAGAGATGTTGTGCATGTCC includes:
- the LOC119649408 gene encoding polycomb group RING finger protein 3; the encoded protein is MERKIKLITLNAHITCKICSGYFIDATTVTECLHTFCKSCLVKHLEEKKTCPTCKNVIHQSHPLQYISFDRTMQDIVYKLVPNLQGNEMRREREFYKARNMPCPKDLPQNHDVDDNDKANEAHAESDYHRQDEQVNVCLECITNNFEHLKRRFIRCSSQATITHLKKFVAKKVLNGTEKYREIDILCNDELLGKDHTLKFVYVTRWRFRDPPLRLQYRPKVDI